A single window of Aphidius gifuensis isolate YNYX2018 linkage group LG1, ASM1490517v1, whole genome shotgun sequence DNA harbors:
- the LOC122847859 gene encoding uncharacterized protein LOC122847859, translating to MSKIITLDNREKYNKIFSDTVNICLETLSKDHCYHVSRLGCGELISPLVARLSIKLSGYLKEIINEIEMESCDQPVIKIDEDGSVEFNDVNDLRRQLNPLLNVTMKKGQAQQNIEASTNVHKDPNNYVDNNKAGGQSRSSTNKINSVEAIKNKDSVSIELIKKKTCPKAIPLKNICQSSNTINVDKADDNKVLKRVSVISSSNGVKHTPLHQQSSLKCTSGQSEMTQIINMCSSDDDDDEITKKRNNSMTKNHGQSGNKFKKFRPNDNDDSTVKIDDSIKNKLKKAAIYNSSLTYKKLLKAKKKLKINAADKFWPVDDRFRLPIWRKQFCEKYNITGKPSDRVISYFCK from the exons atgtcaaaaataataacattagaTAAtcgtgaaaaatataataaaatattttctgatACTGTTAATATTTGTCTTGAAACATTAAGTAAAGATCATTGTTATCATGTCAGTAGATTGGGTTGTGGTGAATTAATTTCACCTTTAGTTGCTCGATTGAGTATCAAATTATCAggatatttaaaagaaattattaacgAGATTGAAATGGAATCATGTGATCAAccagttattaaaattgatgaagatgGAAGCGTTGAATTTAATGATGTCAATGATTTACGTAGACAGCTTAATCCTTTGTTAAAtgtaacaatgaaaaaagGTCAAGCTCAGCAAAATATTGAAGCATCAACAAAtg tGCACAAAGATCCAAATAATTATGTTGACAACAACAAAGCTGGAGGACAATCTagatcatcaacaaataaaattaattcagtagaggcaataaaaaacaaagactCGGTTTCAATagaactaataaaaaaaaagacttgtCCAAAAGCAATACCATTAAAAAACATCTGTCAAAGTTCAAATACAATTAATGTTGATAAag CTGATGATAATAAAGTCTTGAAAAGAGTTAGTGTAATCTCTTCAAGTAATGGTGTTAAACATACGCCATTGCATCAACAAAGCTCTTTAAAATGCACCAGTGGACAGTCTGAAATGACtcaaattattaacatgtgtagttctgatgatgatgatgatgaaataactaagaaaagaaataatagcATGACAAAAAATCATGGACAATCAGGCA ataaatttaaaaaatttagacccaatgacaatgatgataGCACAGTgaaaattgatgattcaataaaaaacaaactcaaAAAAGCTGCAATATATAATTCAAGCTtaacatacaaaaaattattaaaagctaaaaaaaaattaaaaataaacg cTGCAGATAAATTTTGGCCAGTTGATGATCGCTTTCGTTTACCAATTTGGAGAAAACAATTTtgcgaaaaatataatataactgGTAAACCATCAGATCGCGTAATAAGctatttttgtaaatga
- the LOC122847860 gene encoding uncharacterized protein LOC122847860 yields MNAIVKNALRVGTANKSTKYLGSMWNVGNYRKDSSKYSTTSNKLNNACKYESGKSQVTQVKKELSKHWNVLNAAVNKILSTNTADATLTESLQNETLKVGDFDVSIINRGKFTLKTQKNNETFILPPAVVIKHEDEMIKNLQNETAAGKKETLTSKVGKFNVSLDNGKLILKIEENDETFTFNHKLEIKVYKKLTDNKCFKNKKIATEDEAIEKSLKLPVNSNYAASVDQTKLTLKTQEYNTIMLEWLQEPDCNLVYSKQLAKNGIGGNEETNRFLQIMGHHHVLVEGGRVTVKHKKSDEIFVFDHTVDFKSCEDLAKNLTNKIATEEEFEKITSTIGEFEVVLESGEITLKTQDTDETIVLKCAVHLIVDVNGIEPIINITRYLKTAFINHPH; encoded by the exons atgaacgcaattgtaaaaaatgcaTTGCGTGTTGGCACAGCAAATAAGTCAACAAAATATCTGGGATCCATGTGGAACGTGGGTAACTATCGTAAAGACAGTTCTAAATATTCAActacatcaaataaattaaataatgcttGTAAATATGAATCTGGAAAATCACAAGTTACTCAAg ttaaaaaagaaTTGTCTAAGCATTGGAATGTCTTAAATGCTGCTGTTAACAAAATACTTTCAACAAATACAGCTGATGCAACACTGACTGAAAGTTTACAAAATGAAACCCTAAAAGTTGGTGACTTTGatgtatcaataattaatcgtggtaaatttacattaaaaacaCAGAAAAACAACGAAAC ttttattttgcCTCCAGCAGTTGTCATTAAGCATGAAGatgaaatgattaaaaatttacagaatGAAACTGCTGctggaaaaaaagaaacattaaCATCAAAAGTTGGCAAATTTAATGTATCACTTGATAATGGCAaactaatattaaaaatagaagaGAATGATGAAAC tTTTACTTTTAATCACAAACTTGAAATTAAAGTTTACAAAAAGTTGACTGACAATAAGtgttttaagaataaaaaaattgctactGAAGATGAAGCCATAGAAAAAAGCTTAAAACTTCCAGTAAACAGTAATTATGCTGCATCAGTTGATCAAactaaattaacattaaaaacacAAGAATATAATACCAT TATGCTCGAATGGCTCCAAGAACCTGACTGTAATCTTGTATATTCCAAACAATTGGCTAAAAATGGAATTGGTGGCAATGAAGAAACAAATCGATTTCTTCAAATAATGGGTCATCATCATGTGTTAGTTGAAGGAGGTCGAGTAActgtaaaacataaaaaaagtgatgaaat tttcGTTTTCGATCACACAGTTGACTTCAAGTCTTGCGAAGATCTAGCTAAAAatctaacaaataaaattgctaCTGAAGAagaattcgaaaaaataacatcaacaattgGTGAATTTGAAGTAGTACTTGAGAGCGGTGAGATAACATTAAAAACACAAGACACGGATGAAAC TATTGTTTTGAAATGTGCAGTCCACCTGATAGTTGACGTAAATGGTATAGaaccaattattaatattactcgGTATTTAAAAACTGCCTTTATTAATCATccacattaa
- the LOC122847861 gene encoding uncharacterized protein LOC122847861, whose protein sequence is MNAIVKNALRVSTANKSTKYLGFMWNVGNYRNDSSKYSTTSNKLNNACNYESGKSQVTQAEKGLSKYWKVLNAAVNKTFSTNTADGTYLVESLQNEIPSNDEKGLALKVGNFDVSVNRGKFTLKTQENDEIFILPLAVAIKHEDELIKNLQNESGAGEKETLTSKVGKFNVSLDSGKLILKIEENDETFIFNHKIGIKVYKKSTDNLQNKIATEDEAIEKSLKLPVNSNYVASVDQTKLTLKTQGSDKTLLYKPHCNYISSEQWAENGVGAKEKTNEPLQIIGHHHVLVEGGQVTVKTKKSDEVFVFDHTVDIESCKELAKNLTNKIAAEKKDEKISSKIGKFEAVLESGETSLKTQDDDETIVLKYAVHLIVDIDGTEPIINITRYLRAAIINYPDE, encoded by the exons atgaacgcAATTGTTAAAAATGCATTGCGTGTTAGCACAGCAAATAAGTCAACAAAATATCTGGGATTCATGTGGAACGTGGGTAATTATCGTAATGACAGTTCTAAATATTCAActacatcaaataaattaaataatgcttGTAATTATGAATCTGGAAAATCACAAGTTACTCAAg ctgAAAAAGGGTTGTCTAAGTATTGGAAAGTCTTAAATGCTGCTGTTAACAAaacattttcaacaaatacaGCTGATGGAACATATTTAGTTGAAAGTTTACAAAATGAAATTCCTTCTAATGATGAAAAAGGATTAGCCCTAAAAGTTGGTAACTTTGATGTATCAGTTAATCGtggtaaatttacattaaaaaccCAGGAAAACGATGAAAT ttttaTTTTGCCTCTAGCAGTTGCCATTAAACATGAAGatgaattgattaaaaatttacagaatGAATCTGGTGCTGGAGAAAAAGAAACATTGACATCAAAAGTTGGCAAATTTAATGTATCACTTGATAGTggcaaattaatattaaaaatagaagaGAATGATGAAAC ttttattttcaatcacaAAATTGGCATTAAAGTTTACAAAAAATCGACTGACAATTTACAGAATAAAATTGCTACTGAAGATGAAGCCATAGAAAAAAGCTTAAAACTTCCAGTAAACAGTAATTATGTTGCATCAGTTGATCAAactaaattaacattaaaaacacAAGGTTCTGATAAAAC TTTACTTTATAAACCTCATTGTAACTACATATCGTCCGAACAATGGGCTGAAAATGGAGTTGGTgccaaagaaaaaacaaatgaaccCCTTCAAATAATTGGTCATCATCATGTGTTAGTTGAAGGAGGTCAAGTAACtgtaaaaactaaaaaaagtgATGAAGt tttcGTTTTCGATCACACAGTTGATATTGAGTCTTGCAAAGAATTggctaaaaatttaacaaataaaattgctgctgaaaaaaaagatgaaaaaatatcatcaaaaattggtaaatttgAAGCAGTACTTGAGAGCGGTGAGACATCATTAAAAAcccaagatgatgatgaaac taTTGTTTTGAAATATGCAGTCCACCTGATAGTTGACATAGATGGTACAGAACCAATCATAAATATTACTCGGTACTTAAGAGCTGCCATTATTAATTATCcggatgaataa
- the LOC122861054 gene encoding elongator complex protein 3, translating into MVQKKRVFVESKEERMLMTIGEIIQELLIADKQNRDVDLNKLKTRISSKYGLDSSPRLVDIIAAVPSDAKVKLLPKLKAKPIRTASGIAVVAVMCKPHRCPHINMTGNICVYCPGGPDSDFEYSTQSYTGFEPTSMRAIRARYDPLLQTRHRVDQLKQLGHSVDKVEFIVMGGTFMSLPDDYRDYFIRNLHDALSGHISNNVDEAVKFSERSKTKCIGITIETRPDYCLKKHLSDMLRYGCTRLEIGLQSVYEDVARDTNRGHTVKAVCQSFCFSKDAGFKVIAHMMPDLPNVDIERDIEQFIELFDNPSFRIDGLKIYPTLVIRGTGLYELWKTGRYKSYPPSTLIDLVAKILSLIPPWTRVYRVQRDIPMPLVTSGVEHGNLRELALARMKDFGTDCRDVRTREVGIQQIHNKVQPYEVELIRRDYYANNGWETFLSYEDPTQDILVGLLRLRKCSVDTFKSELKDKCSIVRELHVYGSVVPVNARDPTKFQHQGFGMLLMEEAERIAREEHGSIKMAVISGVGTRNYYRKIGYELDGPYMSKSLVDKK; encoded by the exons ATGGTTCAAAAAAAACGAG tATTTGTCGAGAGTAAAGAGGAACGAATGCTCATGACAATTGGTGAAATAATACAAGAATTATTAATTGCTGATAAACAAAATCGtgatgttgatttaaataaattaaaaactcgtatatcatcaaaatatggTTTAGATTCATCACCACGtcttgttgatattattgctGCTGTTCCATCAGATGctaaagtaaaattattaccaAAATTAAAAGCAAAACCAATAAGAACAGCAAGTGGaattgctgttgttgctgttatGTGTAAACCACATCGTTGTCCACATATTAATATGACTGgtaatatatgtgtatattgtCCAGGTGGTCCTGATTCAGATTTTGAATATTCAACACAATCATATACTGGCTTTGAGCCAACATCAATGCGTGCAATACGTGCACGTTATGATCCATTATTACAAACACGTCATCGTGTTGATCAACTTAAACAATTAGGACATAGTGTTGATaaagttgaatttattgtaatgGGTGGTACATTTATGTCCTTGCCAGATGATTATCGTGATTATTTTATACGTAATTTACATGATGCATTGTCTGGTCATATTAgtaataatgttgatgaagCTGTTAAATTTTCTGAACGTAGTAAAACAAAATGTATTGGTATTACAATTGAAACACGTCCagattattgtttaaaaaaacatttatctgATATGTTACGTTATGGTTGTACGAGATTAGAAATTGGTTTACAATCAGTATATGAAGATGTTGCACGTGATACTAATCGTGGACATACTGTTAAAGCTGTATGtcaaagtttttgtttttcaaaagatGCTGGTTTTAAAGTTATTGCACATATGATGCCTGATTTGCCAAATGTTGATATTGAAAGAGACATTGaacaatttattgaattatttgataatccATCATTTCGTATTGatggattaaaaatatatccaacACTTGTTATACGTGGTACTGGTCTTTATGAATTATGGAAAACTGGACGTTATAAAAGTTATCCACCAAGTACATTGATTGATTTAGTtgctaaaatattatcattaataccaCCATGGACAAGAGTTTACAGAGTACAACGTGATATACCAATGCCACTTGTAACATCTGGTGTTGAACATGGTAATTTACGTGAACTTGCATTAGCAAGAATGAAAGATTTTGGTACTGATTGTCGTGATGTACGTACAAGAGAAGTTGGAATACaacaaatacataataaaGTACAGCCATATGAAGTTGAATTAATAAGACGTGATTATTATGCTAATAATGGATGGGaaacatttttatcatatgaaGATCCAACACAAGATATACTTGTTGGATTATTGAGATTAAGAAAATGTTCGGTTGATACATTTAAAAGTGAACTTAAAGATAAATGTTCAATTGTACGTGAACTTCATGTTTATGGTAGTGTTGTACCAGTTAATGCACGTGATCCAACTAAATTTCAACATCAAGGTTTTGGCATGTTACTCATGGAGGAAGCTGAACGTATTGCTAGAGAAGAACATGGCTCAATTAAAATGGCTGTTATATCag GTGTTGGAACTCGTAACTATTATCGTAAAATTGGCTATGAATTGGATGGTCCATATATGTCTAAATctcttgttgataaaaaataa
- the LOC122861056 gene encoding uncharacterized protein LOC122861056 produces the protein MPSLILTLLFINLYNSMITLTSGTSDSLQCYSDFCHNNNNNNIDNVININNNEKCYLTSIQRGQDCIDIKFHKYGHAPPPGVALIDLKLSAYIVNLPHKKITAFNLTINDIKFKRLLTRYQSLGDTASSHCRDSIFHGFDKYNRDKKNLFISCPFANSSFEDTDYKLEYLVTFNHYKYSRKLVFNVPNHSSIDEHISSVFEYKPFVYIDVSDVSTLSLFIQPMPNKYNITSYKIWMIKYNTNTIIDVVDVILKYNNDNGDNHLQYNFTVSEGIYQFKVASMHPQCGEYGCVNNTLPAISTKYQTKKLFIMIISFVWIPPVLLYAIYYLYSFYKQREIMKKFNQNCLLIYSPTHSAHVNVMISFAKYLKSCGINAMIDVLDIPKTSTRDPAIWCNDAFDKANIILIATSPPPSSSCDNTNSASTIYQNLDNHLLRLVRENYSKNNKKYMKIVFPYCSQNDIPEEARLFKKFTIPDNLDKMIRYIYQSNKLKLFGKSSKDLIANINIAMTEICFKKSTSQINNTETYGLFQGPDDNYQKNYQSGDCNYKKNSNNDYYTSNETLNCQFPQYFSTKIDELNLLGDDSDNYDDNHLKIETIQGHYVALPDNNDKFHIDQLNL, from the exons ATGCCTAGTTTAatattaactttattatttataaatttgtacaaCTCAATGATTACTTTGACAAGTGGAACAAGTGATTCTCTTCAATGTTATTCAGATTTTTGtcacaataataacaacaacaacattgaTAAcgttatcaatataaataacaatgaaaaatgttatttaacaTCAATACAAAGAGGTCAAGAttgtattgatataaaatttcataaatatggACATGCTCCACCACCTGGAGTAGCCctgattgatttaaaattatcagcaTATATTGTCAATCTtcctcataaaaaaataacagcttTTAATCTTActattaatgatattaaatttaaaagattatTAACGAGATATCAAAGCCTTGGTGACACAGCATCATCACACTGTCGTGATAGTATATTTCATGGCTTTGATAAATACAatagagacaaaaaaaatttatttatttcttgtcCATTTGCTAATTCATCATTTGAAGATACAGACTACAAACTTGAATATCTTGTTActtttaatcattataaatacaGCAGGAAACTTGTTTTTAATGTACCAAATCATTCATCAATTG atgAACACATCAGTAGTGTATTTGAGTACAAACCATTTGTCTATATTGATGTTTCTGATGTATCAACATTGTCATTATTCATACAACCAAtgccaaataaatataatattacaagCTACAAAATATGGATGATAAAATACAACACCAATACAATAATTGACgttgttgatgttattttgaaatacaataatgataatggtgATAATCATTTACAGTATAATTTTACTGTGAGTGAAggtatttatcaatttaaagtTGCTTCAATGCATCCACAATGTGGTGAATATGGATGTGTCAATAATACACTGCCTGCAATTAGTACGa aatatcaaactaaaaaattattcataatgaTTATAAGTTTTGTGTGGATACcaccagttttattatatgcaatttattatttatacagtttttataaacaaagag aaataatgaagaaatttaatcaaaattgtCTCTTGATTTACTCACCAACTCATTCAGCACATGTTAATGTTATGATAAGTtttgcaaaatatttaaaaagttgtgGAATCAATGCTATGATTGATGTACTTGATATACCAAAAACATCTACTCGA gaTCCAGCTATATGGTGTAATGATGCATTTGATAaagcaaatattattttaattgcaacatcaccaccaccatcatctaGTTGTGATAATACCAATTCTGCAAGTACTATTTATCAGAATTTGGATAATCATTTGCTTCGACTTGTGcgagaaaattattcaaaaaataataaaaaatacatgaaaattgtATTTCCATATTGTAGTCAAAATGACATACCTGAAGAGGCTcgtctttttaaaaaatttacaatacctgataatttagataaaatgaTAAGATACATTTATCAAAGTAACAAATTAAAGCTATTTGGTAAATCAAGCAAAGATTTAATTgccaatataaatattgctaTGACTGAAATATGCTTTAAAAAATCTActagtcaaataaataatactgaaACTTATGGCTTATTTCAAGGACCAgatgataattatcaaaaaaattatcaatctggcgattgtaattataaaaaaaatagtaacaaCGATTATTACACAAGTAATGAAACATTAAACTGTCAATTTcctcaatatttttcaacaaaaattgatgaacTAAATTTACTCGGTGATGATAgtgataattatgatgataacCATTTAAAAATCGAAACAATACAGGGTCATTATGTTGCTTTACCAGacaacaatgataaatttcatattgaccaattgaatttataa